A portion of the Lolium rigidum isolate FL_2022 chromosome 1, APGP_CSIRO_Lrig_0.1, whole genome shotgun sequence genome contains these proteins:
- the LOC124679121 gene encoding LOW QUALITY PROTEIN: retinoblastoma-related protein 1-like (The sequence of the model RefSeq protein was modified relative to this genomic sequence to represent the inferred CDS: inserted 1 base in 1 codon), translating to MDGAPPASSGSGVSDACSVTPALGRTENGSTAASAAAAAAAMEERFAGLCKSKLALNESTTRQAMQLFKETRVILQSSMSSLATGSPEETERSWSACVLYCVSKLSTGEKAKVDGGITLRQILRAFELKIVDFFKEMPQFCIKVGFIMTGLYGSDWEKRLELQEMQAGIVHLCSLGRYYKRAYEELFLSNDGKPADNSSEPSAQQASEHYRFGWLLFLSLRIQTNSRAKNLLTSTTELVSVLAVLIIHIPVRLRNFSIQDSSFFAKKSDKGVKLIASLCERYLTSEDELRKALEKTNTLIMDILKKKPCTDATELQQGNLSFIDPEGLTFFKNFLEEDSLKSSLQTLEKEYENALNTKGELDERMFANDEDSLLGSGSLSGGAIKLPGTKRKYDVMTSPTKSTTSRAPMSPPRFCPSPTGNSFCNSKIAPSTPVSTAMTTAKWLRSTITPLPSRPSGELLRFFSSCDKDVTDDITSRAAIILGAIFTGSSFGERMCTSVRNTNGMDAIWTEQRKMEALKLYYRVLESMCRAESQILSGSNLTSLLSNERFHRCMIACSAELVLATHKTVTMMFPAVLEKTGITAFDLSKVIESFVRHEDTLPRELKRHLNSLEERLLESLAWEKGSSMYNSLIVARPALSAEINRLGLLAEPMPSLDAIVVHHDISXGGLPPLPFQKQELLQDKDEVRSPKRACTERRNVLVDISFRSPVKDTIKSKSLPPLQSAFASPTRPNPAAAGETCAETGIGVFLSKIAKLAAIRIKGLCEKMNLHQQTVECVYSLVQQIINHHTALFFNRHVDQIILCSIYGVAKVTKLALTFKEIIYSYRKQPHCKPQVFRSVYVHWPSRSRSGKIGADHLDIITFYNEVFIPTVKPFLVDLGPCTSPNKNSEEKSASDAVPFPESPRLARFPTLPDMSPKKVSATRNVYVSPLRTSKMDTLLSPSSKSYYACVGESTQAFQSPSKDLKAINTRLNSGKKVNGKLNFDVVDDQVVARSLTDQNGASAAPVAVLGTKTPVKSEQADS from the exons ATGGACGGAGCGCCCCCCGCGAGCTCCGGGTCGGGAGTCAGCGACGCGTGCTCGGTCACCCCGGCTCTCGGGAGGACGGAGAACGggtccaccgccgcctccgccgccgccgccgccgcagccatgGAGGAGCGCTTCGCCGGTCTCTGCAAG AGCAAGCTAGCTCTCAACGAGAGCACGACGAGGCAGGCGATGCAGCTGTTCAAAGAGACCAGGGTCATCCTCCAGTCCAGCATGTCGTCTTTGGCCACTGGATCG CCCGAGGAGACCGAGAGGTCCTGGTCCGCCTGTGTTCTGTACTGCGTGTCTAAGCTCAGCACAGGGGAGAAAGCCAAGGTAGATGGTGGCATCACGTTGCGTCAGATCCTGAGGGCATTTGAACTTAA AATTGTTGATTTTTTCAAGGAGATGCCTCAGTTCTGCATAAAGGTTGGATTCATTATGACTGGTCTGTATGGTTCAGATTGGGAGAAGAGGCTTGAG TTACAGGAGATGCAAGCTGGTATTGTCCATTTATGCTCACTAGGCCG GTAttacaaacgcgcatacgaggAGCTATTCCTGTCAAATGACGGCAAGCCTGCAGATAACTCTTCAGAACCAAGTGCACAACAAGCTTCTGAACATTATCGCTTTGGATGGTTACTCTTCTTATCTCTTAGAATCCAAACAAATAGCCGGGCCAAGAATCTTTTAACATCCACAACTGAGCTAGTTTCTGTGTTG GCTGTACTTATTATTCATATCCCTGTGCGGCTAAGGAACTTCAGTATCCAGGATTCGTCCTTCTTTG CTAAAAAGTCAGATAAGGGAGTCAAGCTTATTGCATCCCTTTGCGAAAGATATCTTACCTCAGAAGATGAGTTGCGCAAAGCACTGGAGAAGACAAACACTCTCATTATGGATATTCTTAAAAAGAAACCTTGCACAGATGCTACAGAGCTCCAGCAGGGCAATTTGTCGTTTATTGATCCAG AGGGCTTGACATTTTTTAAGAATTTTCTCGAGGAAGATTCATTGAAATCAAGTTTGCAGACCCTCGAAAAGGAATATGAGAATGCACTTAACACTAAGGGAGAATTAGATGAGCGCATGTTCGCTAATGATGAGGATAGTTTGCTTGGCAGTGGAAGTCTGTCAGGAGGTGCCATTAAGTTACCGGGCACAAAG AGAAAGTATGATGTTATGACCTCACCTACAAAATCAACAACAAgccgagctccaatgtctcctccACGTTTCTGTCCATCACCTACCGGAAATAGcttttgcaactcaaagattgcTCCTTCCACCCCAGTGAGCACAGCCATGACAACTGCCAAGTGGCTTCGGTCTACAATAACACCCCTTCCTTCAAGACCTTCTGGGGAGTTGCTGCGCTTCTTCTCGTCATGTGATAAGGATGTAACAGATGACATTACATCTAGAGCTGCCATTATACTCGGAGCCATATTCACAGGAAGTTCTTTTGGTGAGCGTATGTGTACTAGTGTGCGAAACACAAATGGGATGGATGCTATCTGGACAGAGCAAAGGAAAATGGAAGCTCTTAAGCTGTATTATAGAGTTCTAGAATCAATGTGCCGAGCAGAGTcacagatcttgagtgggagcaaTCTTACATCACTTCTGTCTAATGAGCGATTTCATCGGTGCATGATTGCCTGTTCTGCTGAGTTAGTCCTGGCCACTCACAAGACAGTCACAATGATGTTTCCAGCTGTGTTAGAGAAAACTGGTATAACAGCTTTTGACTTGAGTAAAGTCATAGAGAGCTTTGTTAGGCATGAAGATACACTTCCACGAGAGTTGAAGCGTCATTTGAATTCACTGGAGGAGAGGCTTCTGGAAAGCCTGGCATGGGAGAAAGGCTCATCAATGTACAATTCCTTAATTGTTGCTAGACCAGCATTATCTGCAGAAATAAATCGGCTAGGTCTACTGGCTGAGCCAATGCCATCACTTGATGCTATTGTAGTGCATCATGATATTT GTGGGGGCCTTCCACCTCTTCCATTTCAAAAGCAAGAACTCTTACAAG ATAAAGATGAAGTTAGATCGCCCAAAAGAGCTTGTACTGAAAGGAGAAATGTGCTGGTAGACATCTCATTTAGATCGCCAGTGaaagataccatcaaatcaaagtCACTACCTCCTCTTCAATCGGCGTTTGCAAG CCCAACAAGACCTAATCCTGCAGCAGCAGGAGAAACATGTGCAGAGACAGGAATAGGTGTATTCTTGAGCAAG ATAGCAAAACTTGCAGCTATTAGAATCAAAGGTCTCTGTGAAAAAATGAATCTTCATCAACAAACTGTGGAGTGTGTATACTCCCTTGTCCAGCAAATCATCAACCACCACACTGCGCTTTTTTTCAACAGGCACGTTGACCAAATTATACTGTGCAGCATATATGGAGTTGCAAAG GTAACTAAATTGGCCCTTACATTCAAGGAGATTATTTATAGCTACAGAAAACAGCCTCATTGCAAGCCACAGGTTTTCCGTAGTGTTTATGTCCATTGGCCATCAAGAAGCCGCAGTGGG AAAATCGGAGCGGACCATCTTGATATTATCACTTTCTACAATGAAGTTTTTATTCCTACCGTCAAGCCTTTCTTGGTAGATCTTGGACCTTGCACCAGTCCAAACAAAAACAGCGAGGAAAAAAGCGCTTCTGATG CAGTTCCATTTCCAGAATCTCCTCGGCTGGCTAGGTTTCCAACCCTTCCTGACATGTCTCCAAAGAAAGTTTCTGCTACTCGTAATGTTTACGTCTCCCCACTACGAACATCAAAG ATGGATACTTTGCTTTCTCCAAGCTCTAAGAGCTATTACGCCTGCGTCGGGGAGAGCACCCAAGCATTCCAGAGCCCTTCCAAAGACTTGAAGGCCATTAACACCCGCCTAAACAG CGGGAAGAAAGTCAACGGAAAGCTCAACTTTGATGTTGTCGATGATCAGGTCGTCGCTAGGAGTCTCACCGACCAAAATGGCGCCTCCGCTGCTCCAGTGGCGGTTCTTGGCACCAAGACGCCGGTGAAATCCGAGCAGGCAGACTCTTAG
- the LOC124708251 gene encoding DNA polymerase zeta processivity subunit-like, whose product MDRKNQTPQGQIAQVVVEFLEVAVSCIVFLKGFYPTRAFERRRYMNVVVQKAVHPQLAGYIHSVTAGLLPFIQKGLVERVIVIFYNKDHIPIEKFVFKLAVSQSYGSNIEQSSLEFALRAFLIKLTVAETLTKPLPSDSSWEIAAYFRSLPADGIKDKEEDAQMWIPTDTKMWMQPPHITPIKSMGCDPLKMQLYLEQPSPAEAKDPAP is encoded by the exons ATGGATCGGAAGAATCAAACTCCACAGG GTCAAATTGCACAAGTGGTTGTTGAATTTCTAGAAGTAGCTGTCAGCTGCATTGTCTTCCTCAAAGGATTCTATCCTACTC GTGCATTTGAGAGGAGAAGGTACATGAATGTAGTTGTCCAGAAAGCTGTGCATCCCCAGCTTGCTGGCTATATCCACTCTGTGACTGCTGGCCTTCTACCTTTCATACAGAAG GGACTGGTCGAGAGGGTCATAGTCATCTTCTACAACAAAGATCACATACCGATCGAGAAGTTTGTGTTCAAGCTTGCAGTGAGCCAATCGTATGGCTCAAATATAGAGCAGTCTAGCCTGGAGTTCGCTCTGCGAGCGTTCCTGATCAAACTAACGGTGGCCGAAACTCTCACGAAACCCCTTCCATCAG ATAGCAGCTGGGAGATCGCGGCCTACTTCCGATCCCTCCCCGCGGACGGCATCAAGGACAAGGAAGAGGACGCTCAGATGTGGATCCCCACGGACACCAAGATGTGGATGCAACCGCCGCATATCACCCCCATCAAGTCGATGGGCTGCGACCCTCTGAAGATGCAGCTCTACCTGGAGCAACCTAGCCCCGCGGAGGCCAAAGATCCCGCTCCATAA